In the Syngnathus scovelli strain Florida chromosome 16, RoL_Ssco_1.2, whole genome shotgun sequence genome, one interval contains:
- the adsl gene encoding adenylosuccinate lyase gives MAGADDFMKYRSPLVSRYASKEMAYNFSDRKKFTTWRKLWIYLAKAEKALGLPITDEQIVEMESHAEDIDFVMAAEEERKLRHDVMAHVHTFAHCCPAAAPIIHLGATSCYVGDNTDLIMLRDGFDILLPKLARVIDRLSNFAEKYSDLPTLGFTHYQPAQLTTVGKRACLWLQDLTMDMRNLQRAHDDLRFRGVKGTTGTQASFLQLFQGEHEKVEELDRLVTEMAGFKSAYLVTGQTYSRKVDIDSLSSLASLGATVHKICTDIRLLANLKEIEEPFEKEQIGSSAMPYKRNPMRAERCCSLARHLLALMADPLHTASVQWLERTLDDSANRRISLPESFLTADIILSTLQNITEGLVVYPKVIERHIRHELPFMATENIIMAMVKAGGNRQDCHEKIRVLSQEAAAVVKQEGGDNDLLSRVQADPYFAPILGQLDAILDPKTFIGRAPQQVSRFLSEEVRPLLEPYKSKMDVKIELEL, from the exons ATGGCAGGAGCTGACGATTTCATGAAATATCGTTCCCCACTGGTTTCAAGATATGCAAGCAAGGAAATGGCTTACAACTTCAGTGATAGGAAGAAGTTCACAACGTGGAGAAAGCTGTGGATCTACTTGGCTAAGGCTGAAAAG GCTTTGGGTCTGCCCATCACGGACGAGCAGATCGTGGAGATGGAGAGCCACGCGGAGGACATCGACTTCGTCATGGCAGCTGAGGAGGAGCGGAAACTCAGGCATGATGTAATGGCTCACGTGCACACCTTTGCTCACTGCTGCCCTGCCGCGGCGCCCATCATCCACCTGGGAGCCACCTCATGCTACGTTGGAGACAACACC GATCTAATTATGCTGCGCGATGGCTTCGACATTCTCTTACCCAAG ttGGCAAGAGTCATTGACAGACTGTCAAACTTTGCAGAGAAGTATTCGGACCTCCCCACGCTTGGCTTCACACACTACCA GCCGGCCCAGTTGACCACAGTAGGAAAGCGAGCGTGCCTGTGGCTGCAGGACTTGACCATGGACATGCGAAACCTGCAGCGAGCCCACGATGACCTGCGTTTCCGTGGGGTCAAAGGTACCACTGGCACACAGGCCAGTTTCCTGCAACTCTTTCAGGGAGAGCACGAGAAG GTGGAAGAGCTTGACAGGTTGGTGACAGAGATGGCTGGTTTCAAAAG CGCCTACCTAGTGACTGGACAGACATACAGCCGTAAAGTGGACATCGACTCTCTATCCAGCCTTGCTAGTTTAGGAGCTACTGTTCATAAG ATTTGTACTGACATCCGCCTACTAGCCAATCTGAAGGAGATTGAGGAGCCTTTTGAGAAAGAACAGATTG GTTCTAGCGCCATGCCGTACAAGAGGAACCCCATGCGTGCTGAGCGTTGCTGTAGCCTTGCCCGCCATTTGCTGGCGCTGATGGCTGACCCACTGCACACAGCCTCAGTGCAGTGGCTGGAGCGCACGCTGGACGATAGTGCCAACAG GAGGATCTCCCTGCCGGAGTCTTTCCTGACTGCTGACATCATCCTCAGCACTCTGCAGAACATCACAGAGGGCCTGGTGGTCTACCCCAAAGTCATCGAAAGACACATCCGCCACGAGCTGCCCTTCATGGCCACCGAGAACATCATCATGGCCATGGTGAAGGCCGGAGGCAACCGACAG GACTGCCATGAGAAGATCCGCGTTCTGTCTCAAGAGGCGGCAGCTGTGGTCAAACAGGAGGGGGGGGATAATGACCTGCTGTCTCGAGTGCAGGCTGACCCTTACTTTGCTCCCATTTTGGGACAACTTGATGCCATACTGGACCCCAAGACCTTTATCGGGCGTGCCCCCCAACAG GTGTCCAGATTCCTGTCTGAAGAAGTGCGCCCTCTACTGGAACCTTACAAGTCCAAAATGGATGTCAAGATTGAACTTGAGCTCTAA
- the si:dkey-110g7.8 gene encoding GTPase IMAP family member 8 isoform X1 → MAAVSSASDTVSAGDVRGRHPPERRLLILGGPKSGKTSSANNILGEEVFDAGTETTHSNVGQTEIFGRRVTVVDTPPWAIPSDAEDNTEADDNGNTGAESESLPRPPPSLDTEGPCMGAILCPPGPHAILLVVSVTQPFTDTERRAAEEQLGALGGGTWRYSMVLFTGVDKLQKGVFIEEHIANTGEALQWLVERCGSRYHAFDNSWKDTEDNTQVPELMEKVEEMITDNQGWYFEVNELILLEEEQARRALEEERMRMEEHVRQREQMIGGPPRELRLLLLGWKGVGKSSVGNAILGRRFFESGQETDLCLRRQALVSGRRVTIVDTPGWDWFSVRRTPKRIRQESQRGAALLRPGPHTLLLVLPVVSSLTARKRRTLLAHIETLFGDAACLHTMVLFSCGDWLGRTPIEEHILRGGRELQRLLEYCGNYYHVLDSKTPGKDKSVSNLLDRIEEMIRENGDKAFLPVQTEWLSEESSYSSDNTEPEDDCRGCQLQ, encoded by the exons ATGGCTGCTGTGTCCTCTGCCTCTGACACTG TTTCAGCAGGCGACGTCAGGGGTCGTCACCCTCCTGAACGCCGGCTGCTGATCCTCGGGGGTCCAAAATCTGGTAAGACCTCCTCAGCCAACAACATCCTGGGAGAAGAAGTTTTCGACGCCGGGACGGAGACTACTCACAGCAACGTGGGTCAGACGGAGATCTTCGGCCGTCGAGTCACGGTGGTAGACACGCCCCCATGGGCCATCCCCAGCGACGCAGAGGACAACACCGAAGCGGACGATAACGGGAACACGGGCGCCGAGTCAGAGAGCCTGCCAAGACCTCCGCCCAGCCTGGATACTGAAGGGCCCTGCATGGGTGCCATCCTGTGCCCTCCCGGACCTCACGCCATCCTGCTGGTGGTGTCCGTCACGCAGCCTTTCACTGACACGGAGAGGAGAGCCGCCGAGGAGCAGCTCGGGGCGCTGGGGGGTGGAACGTGGAGATACTCCATGGTGCTCTTCACTGGAGTGGACAAGTTGCAGAAGGGCGTCTTCATTGAGGAGCACATCGCAAACACGGGAGAGGCCTTGCAGTGGTTGGTGGAGAGATGTGGAAGCAG GTATCATGCTTTTGATAACAGCTGGAAAGACACAGAGGACAACACACAGGTGCCTGAGCTGATGGAAAAGGTGGAGGAAATGATCACTGACAATCAAG GTTGGTACTTTGAGGTGAACGAGCTGATTTTGCTGGAGGAGGAGCAGGCAAGAAGAGCTCTGGAAGAGGAGAGGATGAGGATGGAGGAGCATGTTAGGCAGAGAGAGCAGATGATTGGAGGTCCTCCCAGAG AACTGAGGTTGCTGTTGTTAGGCTGGAAGGGTGTCGGGAAGAGCTCCGTGGGGAACGCCATCCTGGGCCGTCGCTTCTTCGAGTCTGGCCAGGAGACGGACCTCTGTCTCCGAAGACAGGCGCTGGTGTCCGGTCGCCGGGTGACCATCGTGGACACCCCGGGCTGGGACTGGTTCTCCGTGCGACGCACGCCCAAGCGCATCCGTCAGGAGTCGCAGCGCGGCGCCGCCCTCCTGCGACCCGGACCGCACACTCTGCTGCTGGTTCTCCCCGTGGTCTCCTCCCTCACCGCCCGGAAGAGAAGAACCCTCCTGGCCCACATCGAGACTCTTTTCGGCGACGCCGCCTGCCTCCACACCATGGTACTGTTCAGCTGCGGGGACTGGCTGGGCCGAACCCCCATCGAGGAGCACATACTCAGAGGAGGCCGGGAGCTCCAAAGACTCCTTGAGTACTGTGGGAACTATTACCACGTCTTGGACAGTAAGACCCCTGGCAAGGACAAGAGCGTGTCCAATCTCTTGGATCGGATCGAAGAGATGATCAGGGAGAACGGCGACAAAGCTTTCCTCCCTGTGCAGACCGAATGGC TGAGCGAGGAGAGCTCTTACTCATCCGACAACACCGAGCCCGAGGACGACTGTCGAGGCTGCCAGCTGCAGTGA
- the si:dkey-110g7.8 gene encoding GTPase IMAP family member 8 isoform X2, whose product MAAVSSASDTGDVRGRHPPERRLLILGGPKSGKTSSANNILGEEVFDAGTETTHSNVGQTEIFGRRVTVVDTPPWAIPSDAEDNTEADDNGNTGAESESLPRPPPSLDTEGPCMGAILCPPGPHAILLVVSVTQPFTDTERRAAEEQLGALGGGTWRYSMVLFTGVDKLQKGVFIEEHIANTGEALQWLVERCGSRYHAFDNSWKDTEDNTQVPELMEKVEEMITDNQGWYFEVNELILLEEEQARRALEEERMRMEEHVRQREQMIGGPPRELRLLLLGWKGVGKSSVGNAILGRRFFESGQETDLCLRRQALVSGRRVTIVDTPGWDWFSVRRTPKRIRQESQRGAALLRPGPHTLLLVLPVVSSLTARKRRTLLAHIETLFGDAACLHTMVLFSCGDWLGRTPIEEHILRGGRELQRLLEYCGNYYHVLDSKTPGKDKSVSNLLDRIEEMIRENGDKAFLPVQTEWLSEESSYSSDNTEPEDDCRGCQLQ is encoded by the exons ATGGCTGCTGTGTCCTCTGCCTCTGACACTG GCGACGTCAGGGGTCGTCACCCTCCTGAACGCCGGCTGCTGATCCTCGGGGGTCCAAAATCTGGTAAGACCTCCTCAGCCAACAACATCCTGGGAGAAGAAGTTTTCGACGCCGGGACGGAGACTACTCACAGCAACGTGGGTCAGACGGAGATCTTCGGCCGTCGAGTCACGGTGGTAGACACGCCCCCATGGGCCATCCCCAGCGACGCAGAGGACAACACCGAAGCGGACGATAACGGGAACACGGGCGCCGAGTCAGAGAGCCTGCCAAGACCTCCGCCCAGCCTGGATACTGAAGGGCCCTGCATGGGTGCCATCCTGTGCCCTCCCGGACCTCACGCCATCCTGCTGGTGGTGTCCGTCACGCAGCCTTTCACTGACACGGAGAGGAGAGCCGCCGAGGAGCAGCTCGGGGCGCTGGGGGGTGGAACGTGGAGATACTCCATGGTGCTCTTCACTGGAGTGGACAAGTTGCAGAAGGGCGTCTTCATTGAGGAGCACATCGCAAACACGGGAGAGGCCTTGCAGTGGTTGGTGGAGAGATGTGGAAGCAG GTATCATGCTTTTGATAACAGCTGGAAAGACACAGAGGACAACACACAGGTGCCTGAGCTGATGGAAAAGGTGGAGGAAATGATCACTGACAATCAAG GTTGGTACTTTGAGGTGAACGAGCTGATTTTGCTGGAGGAGGAGCAGGCAAGAAGAGCTCTGGAAGAGGAGAGGATGAGGATGGAGGAGCATGTTAGGCAGAGAGAGCAGATGATTGGAGGTCCTCCCAGAG AACTGAGGTTGCTGTTGTTAGGCTGGAAGGGTGTCGGGAAGAGCTCCGTGGGGAACGCCATCCTGGGCCGTCGCTTCTTCGAGTCTGGCCAGGAGACGGACCTCTGTCTCCGAAGACAGGCGCTGGTGTCCGGTCGCCGGGTGACCATCGTGGACACCCCGGGCTGGGACTGGTTCTCCGTGCGACGCACGCCCAAGCGCATCCGTCAGGAGTCGCAGCGCGGCGCCGCCCTCCTGCGACCCGGACCGCACACTCTGCTGCTGGTTCTCCCCGTGGTCTCCTCCCTCACCGCCCGGAAGAGAAGAACCCTCCTGGCCCACATCGAGACTCTTTTCGGCGACGCCGCCTGCCTCCACACCATGGTACTGTTCAGCTGCGGGGACTGGCTGGGCCGAACCCCCATCGAGGAGCACATACTCAGAGGAGGCCGGGAGCTCCAAAGACTCCTTGAGTACTGTGGGAACTATTACCACGTCTTGGACAGTAAGACCCCTGGCAAGGACAAGAGCGTGTCCAATCTCTTGGATCGGATCGAAGAGATGATCAGGGAGAACGGCGACAAAGCTTTCCTCCCTGTGCAGACCGAATGGC TGAGCGAGGAGAGCTCTTACTCATCCGACAACACCGAGCCCGAGGACGACTGTCGAGGCTGCCAGCTGCAGTGA